The following nucleotide sequence is from Osmia lignaria lignaria isolate PbOS001 chromosome 16, iyOsmLign1, whole genome shotgun sequence.
CAGCAAGAGGTACATGATCATCTTTACCTTTTTTAACTTGTTTTTCTGGCTATAAAATTTATCAGTGATCATCACTTATCCTAATACCATCATTCTTTGTTTTAACAAATTAAGAATAGTAATTACATTATCCTCAAATGAAGTCTTTGAGATTTGATTATCTGTATTTGTAAAAGATGATTCCATTGAAATACTTTTTCTCTTTAATGATCCTGAATCACCCTGTTTTGTTTTCTTGTTACTCAACTTTATATATTTTCTACCAAAACTTTCATCCTTGAGAGGAACTGCAGATTCATTGCTCGttgattcatttaaaaacaaacatTTACTAACATGACTTTCTATCACTgcagaagaaaattcttttgaACAAATGGGACAAGAAATTATATTGTCATTCATTTTTCAACCTGCAACAAATAACTTAATATCACATATCATTGAAGATTACTTAACATAAAGCATGCTACATCAACAAATCTTGAAATTATTCTAATCCTTTTAAGTTTCAGTGAAACTTACTTTGTAAGTAAAACAACCTGGTAAATAAGATTACCGCGCGATGCGCAGAAAGAATTGTTACAAGGATTTTTAGCGACGGTACCGTTACATTATATGAGTACCGTATAACCTGATGTTCGCTTTTACCAATTCTACATATTACATGTCTTCATCATTTTACcgtaatattaaataaactttcATTTATCATATATAGTATTAAGTAAGTCGAAGTAGTACGTTCTGAAAggataaaatttttctaaacagGGCGACGTTGTGTCGAAACTATTGTTCAATTGATGACGTGTGGGTCGACGCTAGACATCAAGTAGTAGTTTGGTAACGCTTATCTTGACTTTTTCGAAGAaatactaataaaaataataaaatatagtatAAGCGTTACAATAACATTACAATAACGTAACAGTGAACTTATACAATGGAAGTTCGTCGCAGGCGAAGGATTCAAGATAAGCAATCGCAAATACAAAGCGCCAAGTTTGATTACGAACATATTTCTGCCAATTGTATCGAAAGCATTCAACAGGATCaggtgaaaaattaatttatatatctattttcgtcttatttaaaatttgttttcataTAGTTATTATGTTAATTGTTTATCTAGCAGAAGGATGGAGAAATTGTTCcacgtttaaatgaaaaatttaatacagtTGAAAAACCAGCAAACACAGTGCCACGAACCCGAATTAAAATAAGTCttgaaattgatttaatttCAGTTATTTTATTAGTAACCGGAATTATTACCCGGCTTTATCGTTTAGAAGAACCTCGAAGTATAGTGTAAGTTATTTTCtatgtttatatttaaaataaatgattaattataaatattatttggcACAGATTTGATGAGTTACATTATGGAAAATATGTTGGACTTTATATGAAAAGAACGTTTTTTTTCGACTCGCATCCTCCATTAGGAAAGCAAGTTATTTCCGTAGCAGCGTATTTAGCTGGTTTCGATGGACAATTTAAATTTGATAGAATTGGAAGTCCTTATACTGATATTGTTCCTTTGTTTGCATTAAGATTAGTGCCGGCGTTATGCGGTAGTCTTCTACTTCCGACGGCCTATCACTTACTTTTAGAATTAGGTTTGAAGCAATGGACTGCTGCATTAGcaggaattttaatattatttggtaATTTGTTGTATTGTAATtcgaaacaattaaaaaattttagcagtatacatatacatatatatattgtttaaatctgatatatttttattaatgtttCAGACAATGCTCTCTTAACTCAATCTAGATTTATCTTAATGGAAAGTATTCTAatgcaattttcattatttggaTTAATATGTATCATGAAATTTAGAAAAGTAATGGATCAACCAACAATTTTTTCATGGTGGATATGGCTAATTTTGGGTATTGCCAGCTTAACATGTGCATTATGGTACACTTTAGGACATATCTTTTTTTTGCTAAGTctatattatattgtaaatataacaaatttttattttcagtgtAAAATATGTTGGATTATATTCGCTGATTCTTGCCCTGTCTTTAATTGCTTATGATTATTGGAATCTAATACCAAGAAAAACTTTATCTACCACAGTATTATGTATCTATCTTGTAATAAGATTTGTTGTAATATTTGGTGTTATTTGTAGTGTTTATTTGACTgtattttatatacatttaacaatacTCTCTAAAGCTGGACCACATGATTCTGTAATGACAAGTGCCTTTCAAGCAAGTCTGGATGGTGGTCTTGCTAGTATTACAAAGGGTCAACCTTTAGAAGTTACACATGGGTCACAAATTACTTTAAGACACACATATGGAAGAGCTTGTTGGCTTCACAGTCACAATCATATGTATCCATTAAGATATCCGGATGGTAGAGGTAGTTCTCATCAGCAACAAGTTACATGCTATTCTTTTAAAGATGTAAATAATTGGTGGATTGTAAAGAGGCCAGAAAGAAATGATTTAGTTGTTACAAAACCTAGTGAGTCAATAAAACATGGAGATGTAATACAATTAGTACATGGAATTACAAGTCGGGCATTGAATTCACACGATGTTGCCGCTCCGATGACACCTCAAAGTCAAGAAGTGTCTTGTTACATTGATTATAATGTATCTATGTCTGCTCAAAATCTTTGGAGGGTAGAAATTACTAACAAAGATAGCGCTGGAGATGTCTGGCATGCGATTCAAAGTCAGATACGTTTAATACACGTAAATACGGATTATGCGCTAAAATTTAGTGGAAGACAATTACCTGATTGGGGTTTTAATCAACACGAAGTGGTAGCGGATAGATTCGTGGATCAGACAGATTCTA
It contains:
- the rt gene encoding protein O-mannosyltransferase rt isoform X2, translating into MEVRRRRRIQDKQSQIQSAKFDYEHISANCIESIQQDQKDGEIVPRLNEKFNTVEKPANTVPRTRIKISLEIDLISVILLVTGIITRLYRLEEPRSIVFDELHYGKYVGLYMKRTFFFDSHPPLGKQVISVAAYLAGFDGQFKFDRIGSPYTDIVPLFALRLVPALCGSLLLPTAYHLLLELGLKQWTAALAGILILFDNALLTQSRFILMESILMQFSLFGLICIMKFRKVMDQPTIFSWWIWLILGIASLTCALCVKYVGLYSLILALSLIAYDYWNLIPRKTLSTTVLCIYLVIRFVVIFGVICSVYLTVFYIHLTILSKAGPHDSVMTSAFQASLDGGLASITKGQPLEVTHGSQITLRHTYGRACWLHSHNHMYPLRYPDGRGSSHQQQVTCYSFKDVNNWWIVKRPERNDLVVTKPSESIKHGDVIQLVHGITSRALNSHDVAAPMTPQSQEVSCYIDYNVSMSAQNLWRVEITNKDSAGDVWHAIQSQIRLIHVNTDYALKFSGRQLPDWGFNQHEVVADRFVDQTDSIWNVEEHRYTKSEDQKQRERELINAEMIPLQATTLSFWEKFVELQIKMFFSGQEGQNSHMYSSDPLDWPLMSRGIAYWVSNDSNAQVHLLGNIAIWYSGTGCVIIYSLLLIFYMLRRRRMCFDIAQEEWNKFSNVGSIFLAGYLLHFLPFMFVERTLFLHHYLPAFIFKILLTAATIEHLYYLIGTRCQNNCLMYILKCGTLIWLLFVIYVFKKFTVFSYGTTHLSAKEVLKLRWRDTWDFIIHKT
- the rt gene encoding protein O-mannosyltransferase rt isoform X1, whose amino-acid sequence is MEVRRRRRIQDKQSQIQSAKFDYEHISANCIESIQQDQQKDGEIVPRLNEKFNTVEKPANTVPRTRIKISLEIDLISVILLVTGIITRLYRLEEPRSIVFDELHYGKYVGLYMKRTFFFDSHPPLGKQVISVAAYLAGFDGQFKFDRIGSPYTDIVPLFALRLVPALCGSLLLPTAYHLLLELGLKQWTAALAGILILFDNALLTQSRFILMESILMQFSLFGLICIMKFRKVMDQPTIFSWWIWLILGIASLTCALCVKYVGLYSLILALSLIAYDYWNLIPRKTLSTTVLCIYLVIRFVVIFGVICSVYLTVFYIHLTILSKAGPHDSVMTSAFQASLDGGLASITKGQPLEVTHGSQITLRHTYGRACWLHSHNHMYPLRYPDGRGSSHQQQVTCYSFKDVNNWWIVKRPERNDLVVTKPSESIKHGDVIQLVHGITSRALNSHDVAAPMTPQSQEVSCYIDYNVSMSAQNLWRVEITNKDSAGDVWHAIQSQIRLIHVNTDYALKFSGRQLPDWGFNQHEVVADRFVDQTDSIWNVEEHRYTKSEDQKQRERELINAEMIPLQATTLSFWEKFVELQIKMFFSGQEGQNSHMYSSDPLDWPLMSRGIAYWVSNDSNAQVHLLGNIAIWYSGTGCVIIYSLLLIFYMLRRRRMCFDIAQEEWNKFSNVGSIFLAGYLLHFLPFMFVERTLFLHHYLPAFIFKILLTAATIEHLYYLIGTRCQNNCLMYILKCGTLIWLLFVIYVFKKFTVFSYGTTHLSAKEVLKLRWRDTWDFIIHKT